The Anaeromicrobium sediminis genome includes a region encoding these proteins:
- a CDS encoding peptidoglycan DD-metalloendopeptidase family protein, with protein MDFKKMINENKKICIGISIFALMIISYAIFANSAYEVKVNGKVVGVVKNKILLEEELNKMKKQVEEKIGTKIVDDNKLEFKKINASEDELTSEKNMISILSNLLNYDIQGFVINIDGEDIVVLKDKETAEKVLEEVKKSYTIEGSEIKEATFKEDVKVEEIKVPINQLKEEEEAVEYILTGGIEEKIYEVQKGDTAWDIAIKLDMPLEEIEKANEDVNVERLQIGQEIRLNVPKTYVHVKTTELVSYEEYIDYDIEYERSSALYEGDKKIKKQGIKGKKQIEAEVISFNGEEESRTVLEESLISEPEKMIVITGTKKRVFNVASGNLYNPTRGTMTSRFGTRWGRRHTGIDIANKMGSSIKAAQGGKVVFSGWKGDYGKLVILDHGNGYETYYAHCSSLLVKKGDIVKKGQVIAKVGNTGRSTGPHVHFEVRKNNVPLDPLKYVKY; from the coding sequence GTGGATTTTAAAAAAATGATAAATGAAAATAAAAAAATATGTATAGGAATAAGTATTTTTGCACTAATGATAATTTCGTATGCAATTTTTGCTAATAGCGCCTATGAAGTAAAAGTAAATGGTAAAGTAGTAGGTGTAGTGAAAAATAAAATTCTACTAGAAGAAGAATTAAACAAAATGAAAAAGCAGGTAGAAGAAAAAATCGGAACTAAAATTGTGGATGATAATAAATTAGAATTTAAAAAAATAAATGCCTCAGAAGATGAATTAACATCTGAAAAAAATATGATTAGCATATTATCAAATTTATTAAATTATGATATACAAGGTTTTGTTATAAATATTGATGGTGAAGATATTGTAGTCCTAAAGGATAAGGAAACGGCTGAGAAGGTATTAGAAGAAGTTAAAAAGTCATACACGATAGAAGGTAGTGAAATAAAGGAAGCTACTTTTAAAGAAGATGTGAAAGTTGAGGAAATAAAAGTTCCTATAAATCAATTAAAAGAAGAAGAAGAAGCAGTAGAGTACATATTAACTGGTGGAATAGAAGAAAAGATATATGAAGTACAAAAGGGAGATACGGCTTGGGATATAGCAATTAAATTAGATATGCCCTTAGAAGAAATAGAAAAGGCCAATGAAGATGTGAATGTAGAAAGGTTACAAATAGGCCAAGAAATAAGGCTTAACGTGCCAAAGACCTATGTTCATGTGAAAACTACAGAGTTAGTATCATATGAGGAATACATAGATTATGATATAGAATATGAAAGATCTAGTGCCTTATATGAAGGGGATAAAAAAATAAAGAAGCAAGGTATAAAGGGAAAGAAACAAATAGAAGCAGAAGTTATAAGTTTTAACGGGGAAGAAGAAAGTAGAACTGTATTAGAAGAAAGTTTAATATCTGAACCAGAAAAAATGATTGTTATAACGGGTACTAAGAAAAGAGTATTTAATGTGGCTTCTGGTAATCTATACAATCCTACAAGGGGAACAATGACCTCTAGATTTGGTACTAGATGGGGAAGAAGGCATACTGGAATAGATATAGCTAATAAAATGGGGTCATCTATTAAGGCTGCTCAAGGAGGAAAAGTAGTGTTCTCTGGATGGAAGGGTGATTATGGAAAATTAGTTATACTAGATCATGGTAACGGATATGAAACTTATTATGCCCATTGTAGTTCTTTACTTGTGAAAAAAGGTGATATTGTGAAAAAGGGACAGGTAATTGCTAAAGTGGGTAATACAGGAAGGTCTACAGGACCACATGTTCATTTTGAAGTGAGAAAAAATAATGTACCATTAGATCCACTTAAATATGTTAAGTACTAA
- a CDS encoding M23 family metallopeptidase: MDIAAPVGTSIKAAQGGKVTFSGWKNGYGKVVIVNHGNGYSTYYAHANTLKVKKGRLCKEKSSYS, from the coding sequence ATAGATATAGCAGCACCAGTGGGAACTTCCATAAAGGCAGCACAAGGAGGAAAGGTTACCTTCTCTGGTTGGAAAAATGGATATGGTAAGGTAGTTATAGTTAACCATGGTAATGGATATAGTACTTATTATGCCCATGCAAATACACTAAAGGTAAAAAAAGGGCGATTATGTAAAGAAAAATCAAGTTATAGCTAG
- a CDS encoding response regulator: protein MEKVLIVDDEYFAREGMKKTIDWKGLGCDLIGEAKDGYEGIQKAKEHMPDLIITDISMPGLNGLDMAKEIKKFNEDCKFIIITGYDDFNYAKESFKINAFDFILKPIDEDELEDSIKKVIEHIREDKYTFTVEREKFIRNLVKGKIKDEFQIDNYRQKYKIHMEKLCTIILETEYLEEFYETNHMEELNEQLEYIKREIFEKFEGIENYFIERNEKIILLVEIDSKDKILDICNRIKEIQKSFYHNFLLNITIGISNRGSLKDTRKLYKESKRALENKIYDGKGSINYYSKVKDVENKKLMPLFHKEEELKMHISSSNKEKIKKIIDKLYKIEFKNNHTAPTFIKSSTIHIVLLNFNLLKENHICPENVFDSKEDFFQLIEQRDTIEELYKISLNISIKTANLIKGGNNICNSNMSKVLKYIKDNYNKDISLSKVAKTVYLSESYLSRKIKEVTGKNFVEYITDLRIKKAMEYLSDENYTIADIAKELGYSDYRYFSKSFKKYTGISPREFRKQ, encoded by the coding sequence ATGGAGAAAGTATTAATAGTTGATGATGAGTATTTTGCAAGGGAAGGTATGAAAAAAACCATAGACTGGAAAGGCTTAGGCTGTGATTTAATAGGAGAGGCTAAGGACGGTTATGAAGGAATCCAAAAAGCTAAAGAGCATATGCCAGACCTTATAATCACAGATATAAGTATGCCTGGATTAAATGGTTTAGATATGGCTAAGGAAATAAAAAAGTTTAATGAAGACTGTAAATTTATCATAATAACGGGCTATGATGATTTTAATTATGCAAAGGAGTCTTTTAAAATAAATGCTTTTGATTTCATTCTAAAGCCCATAGATGAGGATGAGTTAGAAGATTCCATAAAAAAAGTAATAGAGCACATTAGAGAAGACAAATATACTTTTACTGTTGAAAGGGAGAAGTTTATAAGAAACTTAGTAAAGGGTAAGATAAAGGATGAATTTCAAATAGATAATTACAGACAAAAGTATAAAATCCACATGGAAAAATTATGTACAATAATTTTAGAAACAGAGTATTTAGAAGAATTTTATGAAACTAATCATATGGAAGAACTGAATGAACAATTAGAATATATAAAAAGAGAAATATTTGAAAAATTTGAAGGAATTGAGAACTACTTTATAGAAAGAAATGAGAAGATAATACTTTTAGTGGAGATTGATTCTAAAGATAAAATATTAGATATATGTAATAGAATAAAAGAGATACAAAAATCCTTTTATCATAATTTTTTATTGAATATAACAATAGGCATATCAAACAGGGGTTCTTTAAAGGATACGAGAAAATTATATAAAGAGAGCAAAAGAGCCTTGGAAAATAAAATTTATGATGGAAAGGGAAGTATAAACTATTATAGTAAAGTAAAAGATGTGGAGAATAAAAAATTAATGCCCCTCTTTCATAAGGAAGAAGAACTAAAAATGCATATATCTTCTTCAAATAAAGAGAAAATAAAAAAAATAATAGACAAACTGTATAAGATTGAATTTAAGAATAATCACACGGCACCTACTTTCATAAAAAGTAGTACCATACATATAGTATTATTGAACTTTAACCTTTTAAAAGAAAATCACATATGCCCAGAAAATGTTTTTGATTCAAAGGAAGATTTTTTTCAATTGATTGAACAAAGGGATACTATAGAAGAATTATATAAAATCAGTTTAAATATTAGTATTAAAACGGCAAACCTCATAAAAGGAGGGAATAACATATGTAATTCTAATATGAGTAAGGTGTTAAAGTATATAAAAGATAACTATAACAAGGATATATCCTTATCAAAAGTAGCTAAAACAGTATATTTATCAGAGAGCTATCTAAGTCGCAAGATAAAAGAGGTAACAGGAAAAAACTTTGTAGAGTACATAACTGATCTAAGAATTAAAAAGGCAATGGAGTATTTAAGTGATGAAAATTATACTATTGCAGATATTGCCAAAGAACTAGGATACTCTGACTATAGATATTTCTCAAAAAGTTTTAAAAAGTATACGGGAATTTCTCCCAGAGAGTTTAGAAAACAGTGA
- a CDS encoding ABC transporter ATP-binding protein, which translates to MSKLKSVVLKDLVKTYIGNDGNLFTAVKGINVEINPGEFVTLLGPSGCGKTTTLRMVAGFEIPTDGEIFIGDENVSRQTPDKRDTAMVFQSYALFPHLNIFDNVAYGLKLKKMSKEEIKEKVDSILKLVGLEGLGLRAPNQLSGGQQQRVALARALVMEPAVLLFDEPLSNLDAKLRVYMRNEIRRIQKEIGITSIYVTHDQSEAMSMSDRIIIMNKGNIEQVGTPKEIYEKPATAFIADFIGEANIIDTKIIDKKDKAVTISIGEKEFKLSIDKDFEKDEDVLIVIRPEAVELSDTGNTEVSIKSSIFMGAYQDYLIDIDGVELKIVQYDPQHKKVYNKGQRAYINLDGDIMHLIKK; encoded by the coding sequence ATGAGTAAATTAAAAAGTGTAGTATTAAAAGATTTAGTTAAAACTTATATAGGAAATGACGGGAACCTATTTACTGCAGTAAAGGGTATAAACGTTGAGATAAATCCAGGGGAATTTGTAACGTTACTAGGTCCATCAGGATGTGGAAAAACTACTACTTTGAGAATGGTAGCAGGATTTGAAATTCCTACAGATGGAGAAATTTTCATAGGAGATGAAAATGTAAGCAGACAAACTCCTGACAAAAGGGATACGGCTATGGTTTTTCAAAGCTATGCTCTATTTCCACATCTAAACATATTTGACAATGTGGCTTATGGTCTTAAGTTAAAGAAAATGAGCAAGGAAGAAATAAAAGAAAAGGTAGATAGTATATTAAAGCTAGTAGGCCTTGAAGGTTTAGGGTTAAGAGCTCCAAACCAATTATCAGGAGGTCAGCAACAAAGGGTTGCCTTAGCTCGAGCCTTAGTTATGGAACCAGCAGTACTTTTATTTGATGAACCCTTATCTAACTTAGACGCTAAGCTTAGAGTATATATGAGAAATGAAATAAGAAGAATTCAAAAGGAAATTGGAATTACTAGTATATATGTAACTCACGATCAATCAGAGGCCATGAGTATGTCAGATAGAATTATTATTATGAACAAAGGAAATATAGAACAAGTTGGAACTCCAAAGGAAATATATGAAAAACCAGCTACTGCGTTCATTGCTGATTTCATAGGAGAAGCTAATATTATTGATACGAAAATTATAGATAAGAAGGACAAGGCAGTAACCATATCTATTGGGGAAAAGGAATTTAAATTAAGTATTGATAAAGACTTTGAAAAGGATGAGGATGTATTAATCGTAATTAGACCTGAAGCTGTGGAATTAAGTGATACAGGAAATACGGAAGTAAGTATTAAATCATCCATATTTATGGGAGCATATCAAGATTATCTTATAGATATAGATGGGGTGGAGTTAAAAATAGTTCAATACGATCCACAACATAAAAAGGTTTATAATAAAGGACAAAGGGCTTATATAAACTTAGATGGAGATATAATGCATCTAATAAAAAAATAA
- a CDS encoding sensor histidine kinase, translating into MIFENRTFRSRLFKLFMLIGTIPLVLMAIFSYYNTSYRISDKIDNSTQENMAIMEELIDSTIVNLGSISDFIVENKEIQNILKKTEYKTYEERFEDVQKVYTIVNSIEVRRMDIPIYILGLNTPYSRFTTQPYFSNMYGSKQSYLIRKFMDYDRDKFFYVHRKVDGRESKDTVLTIVRKIRDLETDTVLGFVFLDIYDEYFDNIFKKFNLYEDSNIFILDQNGIIITDNKYKTETTFKYNDRCLEIINEGKNNPFEFNMKNMKYKVYYTTLKNTKFTIVRLIPLRHINYEKRIIIETFIGIFVILFISSILISYLLSNKISEPIKKLSTTMEEVEKGRLDISIDLTNCDDEIYNLGKTFNKMIEKINILIEEVYMKKYLLKEAELKNLKSQINPHFLYNSLESIKWMAKLGENKKVSKMITSLGRFLRYSISKTDDIVTIREDLTQIENYLKIMRLRFEDKLTIEYDIDQTIMDEKMPKLLIQPLVENALIHGIEKNTDKGIIIIKVYRSAENIVFEIIDNGMNFKKDFKMGIGLSNVDKRVKLYYGKEYGIRFNRVDNKTYCKLTIGENLQGEEVHGESINS; encoded by the coding sequence ATGATATTTGAAAACAGAACTTTTAGAAGCAGATTATTTAAATTATTCATGTTAATAGGAACTATTCCCTTAGTTTTAATGGCTATTTTCTCTTATTACAATACTTCCTACAGAATATCAGATAAGATAGATAATTCTACTCAGGAAAATATGGCTATAATGGAGGAACTTATAGACTCTACCATAGTGAACTTGGGAAGCATATCAGATTTCATAGTGGAGAATAAAGAGATACAAAATATATTAAAAAAGACAGAGTATAAGACTTATGAAGAACGATTTGAAGATGTTCAGAAGGTATATACCATAGTAAATAGTATAGAAGTAAGGCGTATGGATATACCAATTTACATATTGGGACTAAATACACCCTATAGTAGATTTACTACTCAACCCTATTTTTCAAATATGTATGGAAGTAAGCAAAGTTACTTAATAAGGAAGTTTATGGATTATGATAGGGATAAATTTTTTTATGTACATAGGAAAGTAGATGGTAGGGAAAGCAAAGATACAGTCCTTACTATAGTAAGGAAGATACGGGATTTAGAGACGGATACAGTATTAGGATTTGTATTTTTAGATATATATGATGAATACTTTGATAATATATTTAAGAAATTTAACTTATATGAGGATAGTAATATATTTATATTAGATCAAAATGGAATTATTATAACAGATAATAAATATAAAACTGAAACTACTTTTAAGTATAATGACAGGTGTTTAGAAATAATAAATGAAGGTAAAAATAATCCCTTTGAATTTAATATGAAAAACATGAAATATAAAGTATATTATACTACTTTAAAAAATACTAAATTTACGATAGTTAGATTAATACCTCTTAGACATATTAATTATGAAAAAAGAATAATTATAGAGACTTTTATAGGTATATTTGTAATCTTGTTTATTAGTTCAATATTAATATCCTATCTATTGTCTAATAAAATATCTGAACCTATAAAAAAGTTATCTACCACCATGGAGGAAGTAGAAAAGGGTAGATTAGATATATCTATAGATTTGACCAATTGTGATGATGAAATCTATAATTTAGGAAAAACCTTTAATAAGATGATTGAAAAAATTAATATCTTAATAGAAGAAGTGTATATGAAAAAATATTTATTGAAGGAAGCAGAACTTAAAAATTTAAAGTCCCAAATTAATCCTCATTTTCTATACAATAGTCTAGAATCTATTAAATGGATGGCAAAACTGGGAGAAAATAAAAAGGTATCTAAGATGATAACTAGCTTAGGGAGGTTCTTGAGATACTCTATTAGTAAGACTGATGATATTGTAACTATTAGGGAAGATCTTACCCAAATAGAAAATTATTTAAAGATAATGAGACTTAGGTTTGAAGATAAACTGACCATAGAGTATGACATAGATCAAACTATTATGGATGAAAAAATGCCTAAGTTACTAATACAGCCATTAGTTGAAAATGCATTAATACATGGAATAGAAAAAAATACAGATAAAGGCATAATAATAATTAAAGTATATAGAAGTGCTGAGAATATTGTATTTGAAATAATAGATAATGGAATGAACTTTAAAAAGGACTTTAAAATGGGAATAGGCCTTTCAAATGTGGACAAAAGAGTGAAACTTTATTATGGGAAAGAATATGGAATTAGGTTTAATAGGGTAGATAATAAAACCTATTGTAAACTAACTATAGGAGAAAATCTTCAAGGAGAGGAAGTTCATGGAGAAAGTATTAATAGTTGA
- a CDS encoding M23 family metallopeptidase: MASVGKTGRVTGSNLHFEVRKNRTPINPISYVNY, encoded by the coding sequence ATAGCTAGCGTTGGAAAGACGGGACGAGTAACAGGGTCTAATCTGCATTTCGAAGTAAGGAAAAATAGAACGCCGATAAATCCAATTTCATATGTGAATTATTAA
- a CDS encoding peptidoglycan DD-metalloendopeptidase family protein, whose translation MNLKSVLSEKNKVIYISIFFMLLFSCLGLLSTAYEVVLDGERVGFVENGYIIEKEIKGIKSDIEKDLESSIIVKNQLKYNRVIVLKKNINGVKDIVSIYKEKLNYKIDGSVIEVDGKEIISLKSEKDAKDMLDKIKENYISKGNLLKKATFVEDVKIKKKELDKDEITSKDDGIKELLTGGIETKVHKVKKGDTAWDIAIANNMSIEEIEKANKGINIAILQIGQELNLSKANAYVHVETIELASYEEEIPYEIVYEKSPALDMGDKLIKEEGIKGKKKIEAEIVKMNGIIKVKNIINEEIIEKPKNMIVIKGTKLKTFTIAAGSLLKPTRGRVTSRYGKRWGKHHKGVDIGAAIGTPIKATGGGKVVYSGWKNGYGKIIILDHGNGFQSYYAHCNSLKAKVGEYVKKGEVIATVGKTGRVTGPHLHFEVRKNGVAIDPLNYVKY comes from the coding sequence ATGAACTTAAAGAGTGTGCTAAGTGAAAAAAATAAAGTAATATATATTTCTATCTTTTTTATGCTATTGTTTAGTTGTTTAGGCTTATTAAGTACTGCTTACGAAGTAGTATTAGATGGGGAAAGGGTAGGATTTGTAGAGAATGGATATATTATAGAAAAAGAAATAAAAGGAATAAAGAGTGACATTGAGAAAGACTTAGAGAGCAGTATAATAGTAAAAAATCAGTTAAAGTACAATAGGGTTATTGTATTAAAGAAAAATATAAATGGAGTAAAAGATATAGTAAGTATATATAAAGAAAAACTAAATTATAAAATTGATGGATCTGTAATTGAAGTGGATGGAAAGGAAATTATATCATTAAAAAGTGAAAAAGATGCTAAAGATATGCTAGATAAAATTAAAGAAAATTATATATCAAAGGGGAATCTACTTAAAAAAGCTACTTTTGTGGAAGATGTGAAGATAAAGAAAAAAGAATTAGACAAAGATGAAATTACAAGTAAAGATGATGGAATAAAGGAGTTGCTGACAGGTGGAATAGAAACTAAAGTCCATAAGGTAAAAAAGGGAGATACTGCATGGGATATAGCTATAGCTAATAACATGAGCATAGAAGAGATAGAGAAGGCTAACAAAGGAATAAATATTGCAATTCTTCAAATTGGACAAGAGTTAAATTTATCTAAAGCAAATGCCTATGTACATGTGGAGACTATAGAATTGGCATCTTATGAAGAAGAGATTCCATATGAGATAGTATATGAAAAATCTCCAGCCCTAGATATGGGAGATAAATTAATAAAAGAAGAAGGTATAAAGGGAAAGAAAAAGATAGAAGCGGAAATCGTTAAGATGAATGGCATAATAAAAGTAAAAAATATAATCAATGAAGAAATCATAGAAAAACCTAAGAACATGATAGTTATAAAGGGAACTAAGTTAAAGACATTTACCATAGCAGCAGGGAGTCTACTTAAACCTACCAGGGGAAGAGTAACTTCTAGATACGGAAAACGTTGGGGGAAACATCACAAGGGAGTAGATATAGGGGCAGCCATTGGAACACCTATAAAGGCCACTGGAGGGGGAAAAGTAGTTTATTCAGGTTGGAAAAATGGGTATGGGAAGATAATTATATTAGATCATGGAAATGGATTTCAGTCTTATTATGCCCATTGCAATAGTTTAAAGGCTAAAGTAGGAGAGTACGTAAAGAAAGGTGAGGTAATAGCCACTGTAGGTAAGACAGGGCGAGTCACAGGACCACATCTTCACTTTGAAGTGCGTAAAAATGGTGTGGCAATAGACCCTCTTAATTATGTGAAATATTAA
- a CDS encoding ABC transporter permease, giving the protein MENLQTSKNSFLKYRLKEMEKIVRDPILFTSILLVMISLVVFIVWPLYEILKESFVSESGVLTLEFYKQALTSSENRRILFNTVGLGVFVGIIATAIAFVFAYADAFLRIKFKKIFNLVSILPIISPPFALAMAFIMLFGQRGIITYKLLGIPDANVYGFKGLASVQILTFFPVAYLLLLGILKKIDPSIEEAARNMGASRGQVFKTIVLPLVKPGILNAFLLVFIQSVADFGNAMVIGGNYTTLSAQVYIQSMGNYDLKGGTALASILLSISILMFVLQKYWIGSKSYVTVTGKPSRSRNLIEENHIRIPIFSICLLVTAFIILLYCLIPIGSFVKVWGIDYTPTMKHYEYIGKMGVKFIKDTTIMALIAMPITGVLGMVIAFLITRKKFIGRRMIEFTSMLAMAIPGTVIGIGYVLAYNERPLMLTGTATIIIISFIFRSMPVGIRSGIVSLQQIDPAIEEAAQDLGASTLKVFTSVTIPLIKSAFFSGLVYSFVRSMTALSAVIFLISARHNILTAEIMNQVDVGRIGVAAGYCTVLIVIVVTVVGIMKLLLSKLGVDTSQSKI; this is encoded by the coding sequence AATTGTAAGGGACCCAATACTATTTACATCAATATTATTAGTTATGATATCATTAGTAGTTTTTATAGTTTGGCCTCTATATGAAATATTAAAGGAAAGTTTCGTAAGTGAAAGTGGAGTTTTAACATTAGAATTTTATAAACAGGCTTTAACGAGTAGTGAGAACAGGAGAATATTATTTAATACGGTGGGCCTAGGTGTATTCGTAGGAATTATTGCCACTGCTATAGCCTTTGTATTTGCCTATGCAGATGCTTTTTTAAGAATTAAATTTAAAAAGATATTTAACCTAGTATCCATATTACCAATTATATCACCGCCCTTTGCATTGGCTATGGCATTTATCATGTTATTTGGCCAAAGGGGTATTATTACTTATAAATTATTAGGAATTCCAGATGCAAATGTATATGGATTTAAGGGTTTGGCCTCAGTTCAGATTTTAACATTCTTCCCTGTAGCATACTTATTGTTACTAGGAATATTAAAAAAAATTGATCCTTCCATAGAAGAAGCAGCTAGAAATATGGGCGCTTCAAGGGGACAGGTCTTTAAGACTATAGTATTACCTTTAGTAAAACCAGGAATTTTAAATGCATTTTTATTAGTATTCATTCAAAGTGTGGCTGACTTTGGAAATGCCATGGTTATAGGTGGAAATTATACTACCCTATCAGCCCAGGTATATATTCAGTCCATGGGGAATTACGATTTAAAGGGTGGTACAGCCTTAGCATCAATACTTCTTAGTATATCCATATTAATGTTTGTTCTACAAAAATATTGGATTGGTTCAAAATCATATGTAACTGTAACAGGAAAGCCATCTAGAAGTAGAAATTTAATAGAAGAAAATCATATAAGAATACCTATTTTTTCCATATGTTTATTAGTAACAGCTTTCATAATTTTATTATATTGTTTAATCCCAATCGGTTCTTTTGTTAAGGTTTGGGGAATTGATTACACTCCAACTATGAAACATTATGAGTATATAGGAAAGATGGGAGTTAAATTCATAAAGGATACTACAATAATGGCCCTTATAGCTATGCCAATTACAGGGGTATTAGGAATGGTTATAGCATTCTTAATTACTAGAAAGAAGTTCATAGGAAGAAGAATGATAGAGTTCACATCCATGCTTGCCATGGCAATCCCAGGAACTGTAATAGGTATAGGATATGTACTTGCATATAATGAAAGGCCACTCATGTTAACAGGAACTGCTACTATAATAATTATTTCATTCATATTTAGAAGTATGCCAGTAGGTATAAGATCTGGTATTGTATCTTTACAACAAATTGACCCAGCCATAGAGGAAGCAGCACAAGATTTAGGGGCAAGTACTTTGAAAGTATTTACTTCTGTTACTATTCCACTTATTAAGTCAGCATTTTTTAGTGGCCTAGTATATTCTTTCGTAAGAAGTATGACAGCTTTAAGTGCAGTAATATTCTTAATATCTGCAAGACATAACATTCTTACGGCAGAGATTATGAATCAGGTAGACGTAGGTAGAATTGGAGTTGCTGCTGGATATTGTACAGTGTTAATTGTAATAGTTGTAACAGTAGTTGGAATCATGAAATTATTACTTAGTAAATTGGGTGTAGATACAAGCCAATCTAAAATATAG